One Setaria viridis chromosome 3, Setaria_viridis_v4.0, whole genome shotgun sequence DNA window includes the following coding sequences:
- the LOC140222310 gene encoding uncharacterized protein — translation MADDDDAARAEKARRAEEERLRSVALDEYEAAHVAIWAQATAVVNVKALIPVILDQATNTYTKWRGMFLTVLGKYALTRHVLEDEAFPTRPAWVQADCVVLTWIHGTVSGDLQQSLMMRQRPAREAWCYLEDEFLGQRESRALLLETQFRNFRQDSLTITDYCRRLESMASSLAEFGDPIGDRQLVLTLLRGLSGKFRHMVSILKMHRPFPTFAEARTHLLLEEMEIDARPPSPPAALVAAPRPAANTGGPAAPRYGAPTPPTRPHGMHPSFAHPWAGTLQMWPYGRPPPAPPAFTAVPQYGYGSSFSGVPSGGAYGSGYTAPPSPYVYGGAAPAFQGPSPAYQVSQPAPWNPVHGGSWTQDSLAQSFNTMTLTPPAPFEWYADSGAGSHMTADAGFANQERDRQVQ, via the exons ATGGCGGACGACGATGATGCTGCCCGTGCTGAGAAAGCACGCCGCGCCGAGGAAGAGCGCCTCCGTTCCGTCGCGCTGGACGAGTACGAGGCCGCCCACGTAGCTATCTGGGCGCAAGCCACCGCCGTCGTCAACGTCAAGGCCCTGATCCCCGTCATTCTCGACCAGGCCACCAACACCTACACCAAGTGGCGCGGCATGTTCCTCACCGTCCTCGGCAAGTACGCGCTGACTCGCCACGTCCTTGAGGATGAGGCGTTCCCCACGCGCCCGGCGTGGGTGCAGGCCGACTGTGTCGTGTTGACATGGATACACGGCACGGTCTCCGGCGATCTACAGCAATCGCTCATGATGCGGCAGCGACCTGCACGCGAAGCTTGGTGCTACCTCGAGGATGAGTTCCTCGGTCAGCGGgaatcccgcgccctcctcctcgagaCGCAATTCCGCAACTTCCGCCAAGACTCCCTGACAATCACAGATTATTGCCGTCGTCTCGAGTCCATGGCTTCGTCACTTGCCGAGTTCGGCGACCCCATTGGTGATCGGCAACTAGTGCTCACCCTCCTCCGTGGCTTGAGCGGCAAGTTCCGCCACATGGTGTCCATTCTCAAGATGCATCGCCCGTTCCCAACCTTCGCGGAGGCTCGGACGCACCTCCTCctggaggagatggagatcgaCGCGAGGCCACCCTCGCCTCCCGCCGCACTCGTCGCCGCGCCACGCCCGGCGGCAAACACTGgtggccctgccgcgccgcgctATGGGGCGCCCACTCCTCCTACGCGCCCCCATG GTATGCACCCGTCATTTGCACACCCCTGGGCCGGCACCCTCCAGATGTGGCCCTATGGGCGTCCTCCACCGGCGCCACCAGCGTTCACTGCCGTCCCGCAGTACGGCTACGGCAGCTCCTTCAGCGGCGTCCCGAGCGGTGGCGCCTATGGCTCCGGCTACACCGCTCCGCCTTCACCGTACGTCTACGGGGGAGCAGCGCCAGCGTTCCAGGGGCCCTCGCCGGCCTACCAGGTGTCACAGCCGGCACCCTGGAACCCCGTCCATGGAGGCTCTTGGACTCAAGACTCCCTGGCGCAGTCGTTCAACACCATGACGCTCACTCCGCCGGCACCGTTCGAGTGGTACGCCGACTCCGGTGCTGGTTCTCACATGACCGCGGATGCTG GATTTGCAAACCAGGAACGTGATCGCCAGGTGCAATAG
- the LOC117847474 gene encoding uncharacterized protein: MDRRRGAAAREFEDFDPVVEWKLAGEVDVVEISLPGFRKDQVRVQVDNHGVLRATGERPARGGRWARFKKDLRLPDNCDADAVRARFEGEKLIITLPIAVPADGTPSSPGTPPSPTPSPPPGPPRWPPSSNSRPPPPPKPRTSPPLPPPPRRPPGYSESTQPLAPPRAPAYSSERPPPQPSSPPPPPPPPRTYFQPPRRPPSPPRAPTEPPPPPPRTYFEPPRRPPSPPRAPTELPPPRRPPSPPPAPSPPPTKYDRPRPPRPPPGPSYPNPPPPRPPPPPPRVPARTELPAAQAPRPSPPLAPPRPPIYPEPPRRPPPPPPPPPPPPEPPRAPVYSDLPPPPSRPPPPPPRSAPAKPTIHDQTKPTTAEPKPSPPPPPPPPHGTPGAVPGPIMPGRAISVSPPSPAPLPPHPAEEAPEKQLQGGSSPAALAPRHGEAAPRKPLQDAKVPEEDGRVSRALPETKKKSKKRTGGEVRGKVEEARTTPGKNQAQAAMTTTVPPPEPARQLLVNTVAAAVVLAGIVWSVWRNLSS; this comes from the coding sequence ATGGACAggcggcggggcgccgccgcgcgggagTTCGAGGACTTCGATCCCGTCGTGGAGTGGAAGCTGGCCGGCGAGGTGGACGTGGTGGAGATCTCGCTCCCGGGGTTCCGCAAGGACCAGGTGAGGGTGCAGGTGGACAACCACGGCGTGCTCCGCGCCACCGGcgagcggccggcgagggggggTCGGTGGGCAAGGTTCAAGAAGGACCTCCGCCTCCCCGACAActgcgacgccgacgccgtccgCGCCAGGTTCGAGGGCGAGAAGCTCATCATCACGCTCCCCATCGCCGTCCCGGCGGACGGGACGCCGTCGTCGCCcgggacgccgccgtcgccgaccccATCGCCGCCACCGGGACCGCCTCGCTGGCCTCCTTCATCCAACTctaggccgccgccgccgccgaaaccGCGTACGTCACCGCCGCTCCCACCGccacctcgtcgtcctccaggCTATTCCGAGTCGACGCAGCCGCTGGCACCACCTCGTGCTCCTGCTTATTCTTCGGAACGGCCGCCGCCACAACCTTcatcaccaccgccgccgccgccaccacctagAACTTATTTTCAGCCACCACGTCGGCCTCCATCGCCGCCTCGTGCTCCAactgagccgccgccgccaccacctagAACTTATTTTGAGCCGCCACGTCGTCCTCCATCGCCACCTCGTGCTCCAActgagctgccgccgccgcgtcggcctccatcgccgccgccagcaccatCGCCACCTCCTACAAAATACGACCGTCCAAGACCACCTCGGCCGCCTCCTGGTCCAAGTTATCCCAACCCTCCAcccccacgcccgccgccgccgccgcctcgtgttCCTGCTCGCACTGAGCTGCCGGCGGCGCAGGCTCCACGTCCATCGCCACCGCTGGCACCACCTCGCCCTCCTATTTATCCAGAGCCACCGCgacgcccgccaccgccaccgccaccgccaccgccgccacccgaacCCCCTCGCGCTCCTGTTTATTCAgacctgccaccgccgccgtcgcgtccgccgccaccgcctccacgaTCAGCTCCGGCGAAGCCCACCATTCACGATCAGACAAAACCCACCACCGCAGAGCCgaagccgtcgccgccgccgccgccgccgccgccacatggGACGCCGGGTGCCGTTCCCGGGCCAATAATGCCAGGGAGGGCAATCTCCGTGTCACCCCCTTCTCCGGCACCTCTGCCTCCTCATCCCGCAGAGGAAGCGCCGGAGAAGCAACTGCAAGGCGGCTCTTCTCCGGCGGCGCTGGCTCCTCGTCACGGAGAGGCAGCGCCGAGGAAGCCACTGCAAGATGCCAAGGTACCAGAGGAAGACGGCAGGGTCAGTAGGGCGCTACCggagacgaagaagaagagcaagaaaaggaCGGGTGGAGAAGTGAGAGGTAAGGTGGAGGAAGCCAGAACGACGCCGGGGAAGAACCAAGCTCAGgcggcgatgacgacgacggtgccgccgccggagcctgcAAGGCAGCTGCTGGTGAACACTGTTGCGGCGGCGGTCGTGCTCGCCGGGATCGTCTGGTCGGTGTGGCGCAACCTCAGCAGTTAA
- the LOC117847727 gene encoding disease resistance protein Pik-2, producing MEATVLSVGKSVLNGALSYAKSTIAEEVALQLGVQRDQAFITDELEMMQGFLMVAHDERDDNKVVKIWVKQVRDVAYDVEDCLQDFAVRLENRSWFCFVGKFLDRRRVAKEMKELREKVEDISKRNLRYRLIKSSVSKPASTTSEQFVISTEVQLEMAEATRAALQEKKKVDLVELITKGEDENSLRVMAVWGASSDVGVTSVIRAAYEDQNVKGKFECRAWVRLVHPFNPDEFFGSLVRQFYVHSCEIETGKTTEVMTAGMGAMKKLKEDENLVDAFNKYVTGKSYLVVINGVSTIEEWDWIATYFPRKNGSRIIVSTQQFEVASLCTEQPYMVSEIDQKWSFEKEFYVFYKKANPPASSSKDEISDASSSMNPGEETHVKKPTTRARTVAAALEDDQLIDRKEAREKIKGLIGQAGCYVIAICGIGGLGKTTLVRSVYQQELDDTFNRRAWLTVSRSFKHEEFLEELFRQLRRDDKQKTDTPQNDEPSHTDHNKRENKKELAENLAELFRDKKCLIVLDDLSSTVAVQWILVLLPENSSNRIIVTTRNGELLQTLPEETRRVYNLEMLDRKEAIGLFEKKVFKNVEEKQNIDKYPDMIEQRNLILKKCGGLPLAISTVGSFLATKPKTAIEWRNLNKHISDELESNSELGMIKTVLTSSYDGLPYYLKLPFLYLSVFPEDQDIRWTRLIRRWIAEGYLRRTRNTSAEEIGNSYITDLINRSMVRPSKGATHNTRRVGFLHVHDLIREIAISKSVEQNLVFTLEEGCNLNNQGKIRHLAVSSSWTRDKTAFESALDLSHIRSLTVFGDWTAFFISDKMRFLRVLDLEDTKGLRNHHLHQIGLLFHLNYLSLRRCDGICRLPNSLGNLRHLQTLDVRDTRIIKIPTAIIKLKMLQYLRVGFLPSNDKEQRRFCEAVSLIRYCFKFFYYWRCCTCCVVQDQDDDCVSARCLLELCCDLLDVFVCPLFGWLRTLLAGFGCMFFLIVFGPVYLLSLIVRIPWVVWRDGFNGLAFSFMREVDPHGVKFPSGIRKLRALHTMGVININGGNDILEDLQFLTQLRKLRVTGLNKKNYRKFLLTITKLKCLESLLVRSEGYPGLSGCLELDEQCPPPENMQSLKLYGNLVRIPKWIKKLRNLVKLELRSSRISEDSAAMDILGELPNLAILRLQQWSFNDKGVHFKSPAFEQLVVLRLDLRGIKSVTFDRGAAPKLEQLQVTGELISEERGFAGLDILQSIKEVLLDVSFSWDKAKLEDKLKEELLAQLAENRNNNNPILKVQ from the exons ATGGAGGCCACGGTGCTGAGCGTTGGGAAGTCCGTGCTTAATGGCGCGCTTAGCTACGCCAAATCCACCATAGCTGAGGAGGTGGCGCTGCAGCTTGGAGTCCAGCGTGACCAAGCCTTCATCACCGACGAGCTCGAGATGATGCAGGGCTTCCTGATGGTTGCCCATGACGAGCGAGACGACAACAAGGTGGTCAAGATCTGGGTGAAGCAAGTCCGCGACGTCGCCTACGACGTCGAAGATTGTCTCCAG GATTTCGCTGTCCGTCTAGAGAATCGATCATGGTTCTGCTTCGTTGGCAAATTTCTAGACCGGCGCCGTGTGGCCAAGGAGATGAAGGAACTTAGGGAAAAGGTGGAGGATATTAGCAAGAGGAACCTGCGGTACCGCCTTATAAAAAGCTCTGTCTCCAAGCCAGCTAGCACCACCTCTGAGCAGTTCGTGATCAGTACTGAAGTACAACTCGAGATGGCTGAAGCTACACGCGCTGCActgcaggagaagaagaaagtggACCTTGTCGAACTAATCACCAAGGGGGAGGATGAAAATAGCCTCAGGGTGATGGCAGTGTGGGGGGCAAGCAGCGATGTTGGGGTGACATCCGTCATTAGAGCTGCCTATGAGGATCAGAATGTGAAAGGCAAGTTTGAATGCCGGGCCTGGGTAAGGCTGGTGCATCCCTTCAATCCAGATGAATTCTTTGGCAGTTTGGTGAGGCAGTTTTACGTGCATTCATGTGAAATAGAAACTGGGAAAACAACAGAAGTGATGACTGCAGGGATGGGTGCTATGAAAAAACTGAAAGAAGATGAAAATTTGGTTGATGCTTTTAATAAGTATGTTACCGGGAAGAGCTACTTGGTTGTTATTAATGGTGTATCTACCATAGAAGAGTGGGACTGGATAGCAACATATTTCCCAAGGAAGAACGGAAGCCGGATTATCGTGTCCACGCAGCAGTTTGAAGTTGCGAGCTTGTGCACTGAGCAGCCTTACATGGTATCAGAGATAGACCAGAAATGGTCATTCGAGAAGGAATTTTATGTCTTCTACAAGAAG GCGAATCCTCCTGCGTCCAGTTCAAAAGATGAGATCAGTGATGCTAGTAGCTCAATGAATCCTGGCGAGGAGACACATGTAAAGAAGCCTACTACTCGCGCCCGTACGGTGGCAGCTGCCCTGGAGGATGATCAGCTTATCGACCGGAAGGAAGCAAGAGAAAAGATTAAGGGATTAATTGGTCAAGCAGGTTGCTATGTGATCGCCATTTGTGGTATAGGTGGCCTTGGGAAAACTACTCTTGTGAGGAGTGTCTACCAACAAGAACTTGATGACACGTTTAACAGGCGCGCTTGGTTAACCGTGTCGCGCTCTTTCAAACATGAAGAATTTCTTGAAGAATTGTTCCGGCAATTACGCCGCGATGACAAACAAAAGACTGATACGCCGCAAAATGATGAGCCCAGCCACACAGACCATAATAAACGAGAGAACAAGAAAGAACTGGCTGAAAATTTGGCAGAGCTTTTCCGGGATAAGAAATGTCTCATTGTTTTGGACGATCTATCATCCACTGTGGCAGTCCAGTGGATACTTGTCCTCCTACCAGAAAATAGTTCAAACCGGATTATTGTCACTACCCGGAACGGCGAGTTGCTACAAACTCTTCCGGAAGAAACTAGACGTGTATACAATCTCGAAATGCTAGATCGGAAGGAAGCTATTGGCCTATTTGAAAAGAAG GTATTCAAGAATGTTGAGGAGAAACAAAACATTGACAAGTATCCAGACATGATTGAGCAACGAAACCTTATCCTAAAGAAGTGTGGTGGCCTCCCTCTTGCTATATCCACTGTAGGCAGTTTCCTTGCAACCAAACCTAAAACCGCCATTGAGTGGAGAAATCTGAACAAACATATTAGTGATGAGCTGGAGAGCAATTCAGAGCTTGGGATGATAAAGACAGTGCTCACCTCGAGCTATGATGGCTTACCATATTATCTGAAGCTCCCCTTCTTGTATTTATCGGTTTTTCCTGAAGATCAAGACATCAGATGGACACGTCTAATCAGAAGGTGGATTGCAGAGGGTTACTTGAGGAGAACACGGAACACAAGTGCAGAGGAAATTGGGAACAGCTACATCACAGACCTTATAAACCGGAGCATGGTTCGGCCATCAAAAGGTGCAACGCATAACACTCGGAGGGTTGGCTTTTTGCATGTCCATGATCTCATTCGTGAAATTGCAATCTCAAAGTCGGTAGAGCAAAATCTTGTTTTTACACTAGAGGAAGGTTGCAACCTCAACAACCAAGGCAAAATCCGTCACCTTGCTGTAAGCAGTAGCTGGACAAGAGACAAGACGGCATTTGAGAGTGCATTGGACTTGTCTCATATACGTTCGCTAACAGTATTTGGTGACTGGACAGCCTTTTTCATTTCTGATAAGATGAGATTCCTTCGGGTGCTAGATTTGGAAGACACAAAGGGTTTAAGAAATCATCACCTCCATCAAATTGGGCTGCTCTTTCACCTTAACTACCTTTCCCTACGAAGATGTGATGGAATTTGTCGGCTGCCAAACTCATTGGGTAATCTGAGGCATCTGCAAACACTGGATGTCAGAGACACGCGCATAATCAAGATACCAACAGCAATTATCAAGCTAAAGATGTTACAATATCTTCGTGTAGGCTTCTTACCAAGCAATGATAAGGAGCAGAGAAGATTTTGTGAAGCCGTTAGCTTGATCCGCTATTGTTTCAAGTTCTTCTACTATTGGAGGTGCTGCACATGCTGTGTCGTCCAAGATCAGGACGATGACTGTGTCAGCGCCCGGTGCCTGCTCGAACTATGCTGTGACCTACTCGACGTCTTCGTGTGCCCCTTATTCGGATGGCTGAGGACTTTGCTAGCAGGCTTTGGCTGTATGTTCTTTCTCATAGTGTTTGGCCCCGTCTACTTGTTGTCTCTAATAGTGCGCATCCCATGGGTAGTTTGGAGAGATGGTTTCAACGGGTTGGCTTTCTCATTCATGCGGGAAGTGGATCCACATGGTGTCAAATTTCCTAGTGGAATCCGGAAGCTGAGGGCCCTGCACACAATGGGTGTTATCAATATCAATGGCGGAAATGATATTCTCGAAGATCTCCAATTTCTTACTCAGTTGCGCAAGCTAAGAGTGACGGGTCTCAACAAGAAAAACTACAGGAAGTTCTTATTGACCATCACGAAACTCAAGTGCCTGGAGTCCTTGTTAGTGCGGTCAGAGGGATACCCTGGTCTATCTGGCTGCTTGGAATTGGATGAACAGTGCCCTCCTCCAGAAAACATGCAGTCTCTCAAGCTGTATGGCAACCTAGTCCGAATCCCGAAATGGATCAAGAAGCTTAGGAATCTCGTGAAGCTGGAGCTACGGAGCTCTAGGATATCGGAGGACAGTGCAGCTATGGATATCCTAGGTGAGCTACCAAACCTTGCCATCCTACGTCTACAGCAGTGGTCGTTCAACGATAAAGGCGTACATTTCAAAAGCCCAGCTTTTGAACAACTCGTGGTGCTCAGGCTTGATTTGAGGGGTATCAAGTCTGTAACGTTTGACCGAGGAGCAGCCCCCAAACTTGAGCAGCTGCAGGTCACGGGTGAGTTGATATCTGAAGAACGTGGCTTTGCTGGGCTAGACATTCTCCAAAGCATCAAGGAAGTCTTGCTCGATGTTAGCTTTAGTTGGGATAAGGCGAAGCTGGAAGACAAACTGAAGGAGGAATTACTGGCCCAGCTTGCTGAAAATCGAAACAACAATAACCCGATTCTGAAGGTCCAGTGA